ATCGGAGCCCACTCGGCGGCGCCGCACTGGGCGGCAGCCACCTTCGACGGCCAAGTGCATCTGCCATTGGAAGCGGCCCAGAATCCCGACACCCGCACGACGATCCTTCGCCATGAGCTGACCCACGCCTTTTTGATCAGCGCCTCCGGCGGCCGTGTACCGCTTTGGGTCAACGAGGGATTGGCGCAGTATTTCCAGGGCCAGCGCATCAACACCCTTCCCGGAAGCGCGACCTCGGGCTGGCTGGATTCCCTTCCCTATCGCCGCAGCTTCATGGACCTGGATGAGGACCAGGCGGAATTGGCGTACAAGTACTCACTAGCAGTGGCGCAGGAGCTCATGGAATTGCACAATTCCACGGCGCTGGAGGCCTATCTGCAGCGTTTGCGCGAAGGCCAGGAAGAACCGGAGGCCTTCCGGAAAAGCTTCGGAGACGACTATGCGCAGCTCTCGGAAAGAATCCGCCGACGCCTTTGAGTGTCCAGACGCGCCTCGATTCCTACCTTGTGATCGCCCCCTACCTTCAGAAGGAGCGATCGATGAGAGTCCTTTCCATGATCTCCGTGGCCTTGCTGGCCTCCGCGTGCATTGCCGAAAAGCCCGCACCCGTGGCGGCGCCCAAAGCACCGGCACCATCCCTGGCCGCACCCGTGGCTCCGGTCGGCCCCAGCTTGGCTGTCCCGGCACCGCCCGCCAAGGCGACCAAGATCGACTTCACCATCCCGTTGCAGCCGATCAAGCAAAAGGATCTGAGCTTCAGCATGCTCAAGAATCGCTGGTCGCTGTTGTTCTACTTCAGCCCCACTTGCGGCCATTGCATGCACACCTTCCCGGCCATCCGGGAAATCCGCACCAAGTACGAAAAGAAGGGCTTGGCCGTGGCCGCGATCGCCACCGGGACCGCGAGCCCGGAAGACATCGCCACCTTCGACTCGGAGCTCAAGCTCGACGTGATGGCCTTCCAGGATGTGACCAAGAAGTTCTCGCAGGAATACGGAACCGGCTCGGTGCCGCTCATCCTGCTGGTTTCGCCGGACGCCAGCTTCAAGATGTGGAACTCCTCGGATTCCGCGACCCAAGTGGAAATCAACAAGTCCATCCGGAGCGCACTCAAGTTGAAATGAGGAGGCCGTGACCAGCCCGGTCTGGACGGATCTGCTGGCTCGCCTCAGATCCAACCGGCCGGATCGGCTGGTGGAATGGCTCCACAAGATCCCCTTCCTGGAAGGGGTGCACCCCCGGCACCTGCGCCAGATCGCACGACTTCTCCACCGGCGCAACTTCGAGCCGGGGGAAGTCGTTTTCCGTCAAGGCGAGATCGGAAGCGGGATGTACATCATCCAGACCGGTCTCGTGCGCATCGTTTCCGAAGACCTCGTGCGCGGCGAGGTCCAGTTGGCCGTCCTGGAACCCGGCCATGTGTTCGGGGAGATGGCCCTGCTGGACCACGCGTCGCGCTCGGCCAGCGCCATCTGCCAGACAGAATCCGTCTTATACGGATTCTTCGAGGGCGACCTGGACCAGCTGGAACGCACCCGCCCCCAAGCCGCGGCGCGCCTTCTACGCAACCTTGGGCTTTCGTTGGCCATCCGTTTGCGCCACACCAACGAACGCCTCCACGAAGTGGAAGAGGGTTCCGCCCGGGCGAGCTATTGATGATCCCAACACCCGCACTAGAATCGAGCGCATCCCAGCCCGTCTGGCTTCGGTCCTTGGATTCCGTGACCTCGTCACCGCACCGAGCAAGGGTGCGCCTCCTCTGTCCCGAAACCAATTCCCATCGCCATCCAGGCGGGCTGCATCCCGCTCTAATGCGGGAGTTGGGATGATGGTCCGCCCCGCCCGCACCATTGTCCATCCTCGCGGAGACAAGATTCTCCTGACGGTCTGGATTCTCCTTGTGGTGGCCGTGGGGCTGTTCGCCGCCACCTCCGCGTGGCTTCTGCTGACACCGCTGATCGTAGGTTATCTGCTCTCCGTGCTGTTCGCTCCGGTATGCGAAGCGATGGACCGCCGAGGCATCCCCCGCACCATGGGCGTCGCGGGGATCCTGGTCGGTTTGGTTGGCCTGCTGGGAATCGCCCTTGCCTGGGCGACCCCGCTGGTGTTCGCCCAGATCCAGGAGTTCCGCGACCATTCCGAAGCCTATCTCCAACAGGCCTCCCTGCGACTTTCCGGTTTGTTGGAATTGCTGGAACGCCTCGTCCCCGCCAAGGAACTCGACAAGGCTCGTGCCTTCGCCGTACTGCGCCTGAAACAACAAGGAAGCCCGTTCGATTCGCTCCAGGACCTGCTGGATGTCCTGCCGCTTCTGGAGACCATCCTCCTGTCCTTGGTGGTGGCGTTTTTCCTGTTGGCCCGTGGCGCGGAGGTCCGCAAGTCCTTCCTGGCCATGATCCCCAACCGGTACTTTGAAATGACCTTGCGTCTTTTGCACCGTGTGCAACTCCAAACAGCCGCCTACCTGCGCGGCCAGGCCATGGATTCCATCGCCAACGGCATCCTGATCACGGGCACGCTCTCCATCCTGCAAGTCCCGTACGCCCTGTTTCTGGGAGCCTTCGCAGGAGTCGCCAACGCCATCCCGCTGCTGGGACCCATCGCCGGCGGAATTCCCGCCATCGCACTGGCCTTGGTCGGCGCCACGAGCACCCCGTGGTGGCTCATCGCCATCGCGCTCTTGGCCATCCACATGTTGGACAATTTCCTGATCTACCCGGCCACCGTGGGCGGCTCCTTGCACCTGCCCCCTTGGGTGGTGATCCTGGGAGTCGCGCTGGGCAGCCACCTGGGGGGCATCCTGGGCATGTTGCTGGCCGTTCCGCTGATCGGGCTGGCCCGAGGATTCATCCTCGAGCTCCACGACAACCTCAAGGGCTTCCGGATCCTCTGAAGGCTACTCGGCGGCGATGACCGTCGCCGGGCTCTTGACGAGAAAATCCGATTTGGTGGTCACCACATCCGGCTGGGTGGCAACCAGGTCGAGCTTCGTCCCAATCGGCAATTTGACCACCAGGCTATCGATGTTCTTGATCCCGATGGGCCGGATGATCAGGCGACTGTCCTCGATGCAGCGCACGCCGTTCGTGCCGGTCTTGGTGGCGGTCGAGGAGCTCGTTCCCGAAGCGGAAGCGGTGAGAAGCTCCGCGGAGGTGGCACTCGTCTCGCCGGGAGCCCAAAGCATGGATTGGTTCACGGTGGCAAGGAGAATGGGAGTTGTTCCGATCGTGATGGGGCCGCTGATTTGGACGCTGCCGATGTCCGAGGTGATGGCTCCGATGTCCACCGCGCTTTCCTTGGAATCACCGCCGGAAAAGGATGCGTAGACCTCGCTGGCCGGTTTCAGGATCGGGCTGGCCGCCTTGTTGGCCACCAGGAAATTGCCCCAAAGGTTGCGCCCTTGGGTCCCACCCCAGCCCGTGTCGATGCGCAACGCCAGGGCGGAATCCGTCGAGCCCTTGACCAGGGTGGCCGCGTACAACGCAGACCATTCCCTGGCCTGCGCCACATGCCAGCCAGCGGGACACAAACCTCGCACCACGCTGGTGGAGCTGGAACCGACTGCTTTCGCGTCGTAGGCCGCATCCAGTCCCAGCGCCTTCGACCAGGTGTACAAGCGGCCCGAAAGATCGCATCCCCAGATGCCGCAACTGCCTCCGGTGACGCGAAGGTTCGAGGTCATCCAGACCCGGCCGTCTGGCATCAGGAGGATGTTGTACTTGTTGAGGTCGGCGTCCGAAGCCACGGTGGTGATCTCCACGGTGTCCACTGCGGACTTTCCGGAATACTTGCCCCAGGCCTGGATCCCGATGCGGTTGGCCCCCGGCCCGATCGCCACCTTGCGCGAAAAGATCCCCGTGCCGTCGGGATCCTTCACCCTGGTTCCCGCGATGACCACGGAGTCGAGCATTTCCTTGTCGGTCACGGTCCAGGCCACCGTGAACGAATCCGTGGAGCGGTATTCGATGGATCGGTCGGCCGTGCCGGGGCGTCGCAACAGCACCGGGGGGTCGCTGGAATGCAGGCGAATCACCGAGACGCTGTCCTGCTTGAGATTGCCCGTGCTGTCGCGCGCCACCACCTTCGCCTTGTTGGTGCCGGTATCCAGCTTCAGCGAATACGAATAGACAATTTCCGTCCCGATCGTCTGTGGAAGCACCCGCAGGCCGTTGATCTTGACGGTGTCCATCTTGTGGTTGTCTGTGATCTTCCAGCGCAGCGTCACGGCCAGGCTGTCGAAGTTCACCACCGCAGGAGGCGCCTGGGGATTGATGGAGGGCGCGATGGAATCCTTCTTGCGAGCCAACCAGAATGTGTCCACTGGGACGATGTAGTTGGAACTGGTCACCACCAGGACCTTCACCAGCGATAGCTTCCCGTTGGGCGGCAGCGGCACGTTGGTCGACCAGGTGGTATCGGTCTTGGTCACGGAGAGGGTCTTGGGGGATCCGTCGCCCAGGTCCAGCACGGCCTGCACGTCCTTGAACACGCCGCCGGGCGCGAACTTCCAGGAAATCTTCCGCGTGGCGGATGCGAAGGCAACCGTATCGGAGCCATCGGCCGGTTCCAGGGCGATCACCTCCGGCAGGGCGTCCCCGCTGGGGGCGTTCAGAGTGATTTTCCGGCTGACCACGGTCGTGTCGCGCCCTGCCGCATTGTATGCTTTGGCGACCAGCGAAACCGGGGTACCCCAATCGTGGAGGGTGTCCAGAACCTGCCAGAATTCACCGACCTTCGTGGCCTGATGGCCTCCGATCACCACCGAATCGATCTTGAGGGAATCTTCCACCCTGACCTTGGCCAGCCACGTGGAGTCCTTGGACGTGTGTGTCGTGTCCTTGTCCGGCGAAACCCAGGTGATCCGAGGAGCCTTGGACACCTGCGGAACCACCGTCTGGAAAGCAAGATCGAAGCTGTCGAAACGCGGTTTGCGATCCAGAACCATCAAGCGCAGGCGATAAGCCCCGGCTGGGGTTCCCGCGTTGGCCTGCAACACGATCCCCGCGGTGTCCAGGGAAATTTCCGTGCCGGAAAGCGTTCGGGCGGGCTGAGGCGCGAACAAGGCCGAGGCGTCCGAACCCTTGTCGTCCAGGATCCTCGCCTGAAGCAGTTGGATTCCGTCTTCGCAAAGGAGCTTGCCTTTGAGGTGCTGGGCGGAGCCTCCCGCGGCAACCGCGGAATCGATCGAAAGCGGAGAAACCAGACGGATGCGCGGAAGCGGATACAACGCCGAAGTATCGGCGGCTGGCACCAGACCAGCGACCACCAGCGCCTTGATGCTGTCGCGGGCCTGGGCGGCGGTCAGATCGAGCAACCACACATCGGCAAGCTGGCCGAGCGGAATCCTGCGGGCGACCGCCTGCAGGAGCACGAGACGCCGGATCTTGGCCGGCTCCATTCCGCCGGGCACGGAGTCGGGGAATCCATCGAATTCCAATTTCCCGTCCAGCACCACGTTGGCGTAGACAGAATCTGCCTTGGCCTTCCCGGAAATTCCGGCGGCGTTCATGCGGCGGAGGATCAGGCGCCCGAGCGAATCGCGACGGATGGTTTCCACGCGGGGCATGAAGGGATTGCCCGCGCCATCCCGAACCCAAGCCATGGTGGTGACGCGCAAACCGAACCGCCGGAACTCGACCCACAGCGAGTCGCCGGCGGCGGTGCCGTATTCGATCTGGAGGGAGATCTTGCGTCGCTTCAGGGAGTCGGCGCCAAGGTCCTGGACCGCTTGGGACCCTTTGGCCCCCGTCAATTTCCAGACGATGCTATCCGGAGCGATTTCCGGAGCGAACGCGAGCTCGGCGCTCATACGACTGGCGGGAGGCTCGGTCGGTGCTTCGTCCTCCACCACGGTGGTGGACTGGCAGGAGCCGAGCCAGGCGGCGAGAGCCAACAACAACGTTCCACGAACGGCGCGATTCGATCGGGACATTTGCGTTCCTTCCATCGGTGGGAGCTTTCCGGGAGACCTGAGTCTCCGAACACTGAAGATACCTTACCCTGCAGCCCGGCAGGGAGGTGCGTCAGCGAAATCTCCAGACCCGGCGGATCTTCGGATCCGCCATTCTGTCAAAAACCGTCCAACTCCTTGATGACCTGGTCCATCTGATCGTCGGTGCCGATGGTGATCCGCACGTGGCGATCCAACCGGGGGCCGCGGAACGCGCGCACCAGGATCCTGCGCTCGCGCAGGTGTTGCAGCACCTCCTGGGCGGCGCGCGTCGGGTGGGCGGCGAACAGGAAATTGGCCTGCGAAGGCAGCACATCCCAGCCCTTGGCCACAAGCGCCGCGGCAAACCGCTCGCGGGTGGACATCACCTTGGCCGTCAGCTGATCGGTCCATTCCGTGTCCAGCAAGGCAGCGGCGGCGCCAGCCTGGGCGATGCGGTCGAGCGTGTAGGAATTGTACCAGTCGCGCACCCGCTCCAGCGCGGGCACCAAGCCGGGACTGGCCACGGCGAACGATGCGCGCAATCCCGCCAGGGAGCGGGATTTGGAAAAGGTGTGGACCACCACGAGGTTGGGATATTGGGACACCAGCGGGATGGCGGACTGGCCGCCGAAATCGATGTAGGCCTCGTCCACGATCACCACGCGGTTTGGTTGCGCGCGAAGGATGGCTTTCACACCCTCGAGATCCATGCCGATGCTCGTGGGTGCATTGGGATTGGGGAAAATCACGCCGGAAGCAGCAACGGCATAGTCGGCGGGATCGATCCGGTAGTCCTCGCGCAGGGGGATGGTCTTGAAGCCATACCCGAAGGCGCGCGCCCAGATGGGATAGAACGAATACGTCACATCGGGAAACAAGACCGGATCGCCGTGCCCGAAAAACGCGCGGAAGGCGAACGCGATGACCTCGTCCGAACCGTTGCCGCAAAAGACATCCTGCGCAGGCACCCCGTGCACCTTGGCCACAGCCTCCCGCAGGATCTGGCCGGATGGCTCCGGATACAACCGCAACCGGTCGTCGTCCGCTTCGCGCATCGCCGCGATCGCCTTGGGGCTGGGGCCGTAGGGGCTTTCGTTGGTGTTGAGCTTGATCCAGCCTCCGCCTTGGGGCTGTTCCCCCGGCACGTACGCCGGGACATCGTTCAATCCCTCGCTCCAGAATGTCTTCGGATCCATCATGTCTCCAATAAGCAACGGAAACCGATGCTTCGGCAATGGTAAACCGTCTCTACCACTCAAGATCCGGTTGGAGGATCACTTTCAAACCCTTTGGTGCGATGGGCTGCAAGTGGGGAGAGTATCCGGATCGCACCTCGTCCACCAACCCTCCGTACACGGACCAGGCCATTGTCCCGTTGCGGAAAGGAAACTTTTTCCCCAAGATCAGAAACCAGCGAAGCAAATCCACTTGAGGGAAACGTTCGCGATCCAGATCCATCCTCAGTTCCACGGAGCTGTTGCGCATCGGGTTCCAACCGGAATACTTGAAATCCGTGCGACTGCGCTTGAGCGAGCCGTAGAAATAGCTGTGGATGTCCGGATTGAGGTGTTCCCGCCATCCCGCCCGGAAGCTCCATCCCATGCGTCTTTCCGAGCGGAGATCATCTCCTTTGATCTTCAGTTCGGACTCGATCCAATCGCCCTTGACCAGGTGGTTGTCCAGCAGATTCCACCGGCTCCAGCTCAGCAGGAATCCGCTGTAGGCGGTTCCATTGACCTTCGCGGTGTCCTCGCCTCGCACCAGATTCACCACGTTTCCCCAAAAGACGCTCGCCGC
This DNA window, taken from Fibrobacterota bacterium, encodes the following:
- a CDS encoding TlpA family protein disulfide reductase, producing MRVLSMISVALLASACIAEKPAPVAAPKAPAPSLAAPVAPVGPSLAVPAPPAKATKIDFTIPLQPIKQKDLSFSMLKNRWSLLFYFSPTCGHCMHTFPAIREIRTKYEKKGLAVAAIATGTASPEDIATFDSELKLDVMAFQDVTKKFSQEYGTGSVPLILLVSPDASFKMWNSSDSATQVEINKSIRSALKLK
- a CDS encoding cyclic nucleotide-binding domain-containing protein, coding for MTSPVWTDLLARLRSNRPDRLVEWLHKIPFLEGVHPRHLRQIARLLHRRNFEPGEVVFRQGEIGSGMYIIQTGLVRIVSEDLVRGEVQLAVLEPGHVFGEMALLDHASRSASAICQTESVLYGFFEGDLDQLERTRPQAAARLLRNLGLSLAIRLRHTNERLHEVEEGSARASY
- a CDS encoding AI-2E family transporter translates to MMVRPARTIVHPRGDKILLTVWILLVVAVGLFAATSAWLLLTPLIVGYLLSVLFAPVCEAMDRRGIPRTMGVAGILVGLVGLLGIALAWATPLVFAQIQEFRDHSEAYLQQASLRLSGLLELLERLVPAKELDKARAFAVLRLKQQGSPFDSLQDLLDVLPLLETILLSLVVAFFLLARGAEVRKSFLAMIPNRYFEMTLRLLHRVQLQTAAYLRGQAMDSIANGILITGTLSILQVPYALFLGAFAGVANAIPLLGPIAGGIPAIALALVGATSTPWWLIAIALLAIHMLDNFLIYPATVGGSLHLPPWVVILGVALGSHLGGILGMLLAVPLIGLARGFILELHDNLKGFRIL
- a CDS encoding histidinol-phosphate transaminase; this translates as MDPKTFWSEGLNDVPAYVPGEQPQGGGWIKLNTNESPYGPSPKAIAAMREADDDRLRLYPEPSGQILREAVAKVHGVPAQDVFCGNGSDEVIAFAFRAFFGHGDPVLFPDVTYSFYPIWARAFGYGFKTIPLREDYRIDPADYAVAASGVIFPNPNAPTSIGMDLEGVKAILRAQPNRVVIVDEAYIDFGGQSAIPLVSQYPNLVVVHTFSKSRSLAGLRASFAVASPGLVPALERVRDWYNSYTLDRIAQAGAAAALLDTEWTDQLTAKVMSTRERFAAALVAKGWDVLPSQANFLFAAHPTRAAQEVLQHLRERRILVRAFRGPRLDRHVRITIGTDDQMDQVIKELDGF